One Bradyrhizobium sp. CCGB12 genomic window carries:
- a CDS encoding YeeE/YedE family protein, producing MDAQGLLWTWRITMIATPFTPMASLLGGALIGLSAVLLMWATGRIAGVSGIAARLFPPYEDREFAGRIAFVAGLIVAPVLVRLVTGNLPEQTILAGPAVLIVGGLLTGFGAVWGSGCTSGHGVCGLSRLSMRSLVATITFMVTAMVTVFLMRHWS from the coding sequence ATGGATGCGCAGGGATTGCTCTGGACCTGGAGGATCACAATGATCGCCACGCCCTTCACGCCAATGGCATCGCTCCTGGGCGGAGCGCTGATCGGACTGTCCGCCGTGCTGCTGATGTGGGCGACGGGACGGATCGCTGGGGTCAGCGGTATCGCGGCGCGGCTGTTTCCGCCCTATGAGGACCGCGAATTCGCCGGCCGGATCGCCTTCGTCGCTGGCCTTATCGTGGCGCCCGTGCTGGTTCGGCTCGTCACCGGCAACCTGCCGGAGCAGACGATCCTGGCTGGGCCGGCCGTTTTGATCGTCGGTGGATTGCTCACCGGTTTCGGCGCGGTGTGGGGCAGCGGCTGCACGTCCGGCCATGGCGTCTGCGGGCTGTCGCGGCTCTCGATGCGTTCACTGGTGGCGACCATCACCTTCATGGTGACGGCGATGGTGACTGTCTTCTTGATGCGGCACTGGAGCTGA
- a CDS encoding PilZ domain-containing protein, with protein sequence MIERRAAQRHRVFKGGTIAFENSGIACTVRNLSADGAAIDLDGPATLPPSFKLSISCDNFVRNCRPVWRSDRRVGLAFVQ encoded by the coding sequence ATGATTGAAAGGCGTGCAGCACAGCGTCACCGTGTTTTCAAGGGCGGCACGATCGCCTTTGAAAATAGCGGAATCGCATGCACCGTGCGAAATCTATCGGCCGATGGCGCGGCCATCGATCTCGACGGCCCCGCAACGCTGCCGCCGAGCTTCAAGCTGTCGATTTCGTGCGACAATTTCGTCCGGAATTGCCGCCCCGTGTGGCGCAGCGACCGGCGCGTCGGCCTCGCTTTCGTGCAATAG
- a CDS encoding SDR family NAD(P)-dependent oxidoreductase: protein MDLGLKGAKVLVTGSTKGIGRAIADTFAAEGANVGICARNQADVDGAVAAIKAKGVAAFGSSVDVSNGPALKAWVEDMAAKLGGIDVVVANVSALSIGQDEESWEKEFSTDMMGTVRLVSAAMPYLEKSKAAAIVTISSVSGREVDFASGPYGTFKAAIIHYTQGLAFQLAGKGIRANSVSPGNTYFEGGVWNQIKDGNPELYKTALALNPTGRMGTPQEMANGAVFLASRAASFITGTNLVIDGALTRGVQF from the coding sequence ATGGATCTGGGACTCAAGGGAGCAAAGGTTCTCGTCACCGGCAGCACCAAGGGCATCGGCAGGGCGATTGCCGATACGTTCGCGGCGGAAGGCGCCAATGTCGGCATCTGCGCGCGCAATCAGGCCGACGTCGACGGCGCGGTCGCCGCGATCAAGGCGAAAGGTGTCGCTGCGTTCGGCAGTTCGGTCGATGTCTCCAACGGCCCGGCGCTCAAGGCCTGGGTCGAGGACATGGCTGCGAAGCTTGGCGGCATCGACGTCGTCGTCGCCAATGTCAGCGCGTTGTCGATCGGTCAGGACGAGGAAAGCTGGGAGAAGGAGTTTTCCACCGACATGATGGGGACGGTGCGGCTGGTCAGTGCGGCGATGCCGTATCTGGAGAAGAGCAAGGCTGCCGCGATCGTCACCATCTCCAGCGTGTCGGGACGCGAGGTCGATTTCGCCAGCGGTCCCTACGGCACGTTCAAGGCCGCGATCATTCACTACACGCAAGGGCTCGCCTTCCAGCTCGCCGGCAAGGGTATCCGCGCCAACTCGGTGTCGCCGGGCAACACCTATTTCGAGGGCGGTGTCTGGAATCAGATCAAGGACGGTAATCCCGAACTGTACAAGACTGCGCTCGCGCTCAACCCGACCGGCCGCATGGGCACACCGCAGGAAATGGCGAACGGCGCGGTGTTCCTCGCCAGCAGGGCGGCGAGCTTCATTACGGGGACCAACCTCGTGATCGATGGCGCCCTCACGCGCGGGGTGCAGTTCTAG
- a CDS encoding helix-turn-helix domain-containing protein — protein sequence MDTRSSRPLRPANPVGDLLRAWRMRRALSQAELAFEAGISVKHLSHVETGKAAASRDILLQLASALDLSLRDRNALLEAGGFARQYGERDLAAPELADARRAIDLLLRRHEPFPAIVTDRRWNVKEANRAASRLMTMLLGPERMQRPLNHMRMFLAPNELRPFVENWPGVAAALLSRARHEAMAAPLDEALQSTWRELMRLPELPAPQLEDNAVPGPLCEVRLRRGDVGIGLIGTVLTLGTPQDVTLQELRVEMFMPVDAASEATLTALAAQDA from the coding sequence ATGGATACACGCTCCTCGCGGCCGTTGCGGCCCGCCAACCCGGTCGGCGATCTCCTGCGCGCCTGGCGGATGCGCCGTGCGTTGAGCCAGGCGGAGCTGGCGTTCGAGGCCGGCATCTCGGTCAAGCATCTCAGCCATGTCGAGACGGGCAAGGCGGCGGCCAGCCGCGACATCCTGCTACAACTCGCCTCAGCCCTGGATCTGTCGCTGCGCGACCGCAACGCGCTGCTCGAGGCCGGCGGTTTCGCGCGGCAATATGGCGAGCGCGATCTCGCGGCACCGGAGCTTGCCGATGCGCGTCGCGCCATTGACCTTCTGCTGCGGCGGCACGAGCCGTTCCCCGCGATCGTGACCGACCGGCGCTGGAACGTGAAAGAGGCCAATCGCGCGGCGTCACGCCTGATGACCATGCTGCTCGGGCCCGAGCGCATGCAGCGCCCGCTCAACCACATGCGCATGTTCCTTGCGCCGAACGAGCTGAGGCCGTTCGTCGAGAACTGGCCGGGCGTGGCGGCGGCATTGTTGTCGCGGGCGCGCCATGAAGCCATGGCCGCGCCGCTCGATGAGGCCCTGCAATCGACCTGGCGCGAACTGATGCGCTTGCCGGAGCTCCCTGCGCCTCAGCTCGAGGACAACGCCGTGCCGGGCCCGCTCTGCGAGGTGCGCCTGCGCAGGGGCGATGTCGGCATCGGCCTGATCGGTACGGTTCTGACGCTGGGCACGCCACAGGACGTGACGCTCCAGGAGCTTCGCGTCGAGATGTTCATGCCTGTTGATGCCGCGTCCGAAGCCACCCTGACCGCACTTGCGGCTCAGGACGCCTGA
- a CDS encoding helix-turn-helix domain-containing protein — translation MNAHATTARTEGSQPVHIGDHLREWRQRRRMSQLDLAGEAEISARHLSFVETGRAAPSRDMVLRLAERLDVPLRERNVLLVAAGYAPAFQQRPLEDPALKSARQAIDLVLKAHEPNPALAVDRHWNLVSANRMVAPLLDGIPHHLLGQPFNVLRLAFHPEALAPRTVNLAEWCGHLLERLHRQCEATADPELIKLYNGLKSYPIPARAAPLSSDNVAIPFKLRHGGEILSFFSTTMVFGTPVDITLSELALETFFPADERTAERLKQMAAGLS, via the coding sequence ATGAACGCACATGCAACCACCGCACGCACCGAAGGCAGCCAGCCGGTCCATATCGGCGACCATTTACGCGAATGGCGGCAGCGCCGCCGCATGAGCCAGCTCGATCTCGCCGGCGAGGCGGAGATCTCGGCGCGGCATCTGAGCTTCGTCGAGACCGGCCGCGCCGCGCCCTCGCGCGACATGGTGCTCAGGCTCGCCGAACGTCTCGACGTGCCCTTGCGTGAACGCAACGTGCTGCTGGTCGCGGCAGGCTATGCGCCCGCGTTCCAGCAGCGTCCGCTGGAGGATCCTGCCTTGAAATCAGCCCGCCAGGCGATCGACCTTGTCCTCAAAGCACATGAGCCCAATCCGGCGCTGGCGGTGGACCGGCACTGGAACCTGGTCTCGGCCAACCGCATGGTGGCGCCGCTGCTCGACGGCATCCCGCACCATCTGCTCGGCCAGCCCTTCAACGTGCTCAGGCTCGCGTTCCATCCCGAGGCGCTGGCGCCACGCACGGTCAACCTTGCGGAATGGTGCGGGCATCTGCTCGAACGGTTGCACCGGCAATGCGAGGCCACGGCCGATCCTGAGCTGATCAAGCTCTATAACGGTCTGAAGAGCTATCCCATCCCGGCGCGCGCGGCGCCGCTGTCGAGCGACAATGTCGCAATTCCCTTCAAGCTGCGCCACGGAGGAGAGATCCTGAGCTTCTTCTCCACCACCATGGTGTTCGGCACGCCCGTCGACATCACCCTGTCGGAGCTGGCGCTGGAAACCTTCTTTCCGGCGGACGAGCGCACTGCCGAACGGCTGAAGCAGATGGCGGCCGGTCTTTCGTAG
- a CDS encoding GNAT family N-acetyltransferase, with product MVDIAHQAAITEPASAKDAAAARARVPLTAIDPGQWGALAQRAVEPNGYYLPGWELAVSATARGRTDASALPAFDGSSTRLIGLMPATSLWRAWKIPLPALVSAHPYGTLCSPLIDRDAPIEAATRLLQQARAAGARALVLNDVALDGAAMTALNQVLNRDGLKPRVLSSYIRASLDATQDGDGLLREALGARKLKELRRQRHRLEENGPVAFEVARERGEIGPALETFLQLEASGWKGKRGTALIQHEGDATFIRRAVAALAETAQVEIITLRAGTTPVAAGIVLRHQDRAFFFKLGIDQRFAKYSPGVQLTLDLTRHLCADPAIASADSTASADHPMINPIWRGRFAIGDVLVPLRRNDPVVALIHGALAAHGAAYAAARRAVRLLRK from the coding sequence GTGGTCGACATCGCGCATCAGGCGGCGATTACCGAGCCGGCATCTGCAAAGGATGCCGCGGCCGCGCGCGCGCGCGTTCCGCTCACCGCCATCGATCCCGGCCAATGGGGCGCGCTCGCGCAACGCGCAGTCGAGCCGAACGGCTATTACCTGCCCGGCTGGGAGCTCGCCGTCAGCGCAACGGCCCGCGGCCGCACGGATGCCTCGGCGCTTCCCGCATTCGACGGATCTTCGACGCGGCTGATCGGGCTGATGCCCGCGACCTCGCTCTGGCGCGCCTGGAAGATTCCTCTGCCCGCGCTGGTGAGCGCGCATCCCTATGGCACGCTGTGCAGCCCACTGATCGATCGCGATGCTCCGATCGAGGCCGCCACGCGTCTGTTGCAGCAGGCGCGCGCGGCTGGTGCGCGCGCGCTCGTGCTGAACGACGTCGCGCTCGACGGCGCTGCAATGACCGCTCTCAATCAGGTTCTCAATCGTGACGGCCTGAAGCCACGCGTGCTCAGCTCCTACATCCGCGCCAGCCTCGATGCGACGCAAGACGGCGATGGGCTGCTGCGCGAGGCGCTCGGCGCCAGGAAGCTGAAGGAGCTGCGCCGCCAGCGCCATCGGCTCGAAGAGAACGGCCCCGTCGCGTTCGAGGTCGCGCGAGAGCGCGGCGAGATCGGGCCGGCGCTCGAAACGTTCTTGCAGCTCGAGGCCAGCGGGTGGAAGGGCAAGCGCGGCACCGCGCTGATCCAGCACGAGGGCGACGCGACCTTCATCCGCCGTGCCGTCGCGGCGCTGGCGGAAACTGCGCAAGTCGAGATCATCACGCTTCGCGCCGGCACGACACCGGTCGCCGCCGGCATCGTGTTGCGTCATCAGGATCGCGCCTTCTTCTTCAAGCTCGGCATTGACCAGCGCTTTGCAAAATATTCGCCGGGCGTACAGCTCACGCTCGACCTCACCCGCCATCTCTGCGCCGATCCGGCCATTGCCAGCGCGGATTCGACGGCGAGCGCCGATCACCCCATGATCAATCCGATCTGGCGGGGACGCTTCGCGATTGGTGACGTGCTGGTCCCGCTGCGGCGGAACGATCCGGTGGTCGCGCTCATCCACGGGGCGCTCGCGGCGCACGGCGCCGCCTACGCGGCGGCGCGCCGCGCCGTTCGCCTGCTCCGTAAATAA
- a CDS encoding ABC transporter ATP-binding protein, with the protein MALVEVKNVSKRFGGLTAVSGVDLTVTAGEVHCLIGPNGAGKSTLFKLIVGLYPPTQGSILFDAVDITAERPYARVQRGMSIKMQAPSVFKELPVRQNIQIALQERLSGAERIAEEDRLLTLLNLGPDSEKLAGALSHGQQQWLEIGMALALKPQLLLLDEPTAGMSPEETFKTGELIKSFNAEGMTVLVVEHDMAFVRQVAQRVTVLHLGKIFARGTLEGILQDEKVAEIYLGKTHAH; encoded by the coding sequence ATGGCGCTGGTCGAAGTCAAAAACGTATCGAAGCGCTTCGGCGGATTGACCGCCGTCTCCGGCGTCGATCTCACGGTCACCGCCGGAGAGGTCCATTGCCTGATCGGACCCAACGGCGCCGGCAAGAGCACGCTGTTCAAGCTGATCGTCGGCCTCTACCCGCCGACCCAGGGCAGCATCTTGTTCGATGCCGTCGACATCACGGCCGAGCGTCCCTACGCGCGCGTGCAGCGGGGCATGAGCATCAAGATGCAGGCTCCGAGCGTGTTCAAGGAGCTGCCGGTCCGGCAGAACATCCAGATCGCGCTTCAGGAGCGATTGTCCGGGGCGGAACGCATCGCCGAGGAGGATCGCCTCTTGACGCTGCTCAACCTCGGGCCGGACAGCGAGAAGCTCGCCGGCGCGCTGTCGCATGGTCAGCAGCAATGGCTGGAGATCGGAATGGCGCTGGCGCTGAAGCCGCAGCTCCTGCTGCTGGACGAGCCGACGGCCGGCATGTCGCCGGAAGAGACCTTCAAGACCGGCGAGCTGATCAAGTCGTTCAATGCTGAGGGAATGACGGTGCTTGTGGTCGAGCACGACATGGCCTTCGTACGCCAGGTCGCCCAGCGCGTCACGGTGCTGCATCTCGGCAAGATTTTTGCGCGCGGCACTCTCGAAGGCATTCTGCAGGACGAGAAGGTCGCGGAAATCTATCTCGGTAAGACCCATGCTCACTAA
- a CDS encoding HdeA family protein produces MKTTLSLLFAAALSLSSMPAHAVKWDLSTMSCKQFLESGEDNIQVVLTWMDGWYKGDEDNAIIDTDVFIENAKKFGAYCGKNPTASIVTAADDVLGK; encoded by the coding sequence ATGAAGACCACGCTTTCGCTTTTGTTCGCCGCAGCGCTCTCGCTATCGTCGATGCCCGCCCACGCCGTCAAGTGGGACCTCTCGACCATGAGCTGCAAGCAGTTCCTCGAGAGCGGCGAAGACAACATCCAGGTCGTGCTGACCTGGATGGACGGCTGGTACAAGGGCGACGAGGACAACGCGATCATCGACACCGACGTGTTCATCGAGAACGCCAAGAAGTTTGGTGCCTATTGCGGAAAGAATCCGACCGCAAGCATCGTCACCGCGGCCGACGACGTGCTCGGCAAGTAA
- a CDS encoding thioesterase family protein, giving the protein MTAIFRPEGHHFRATEHAGGPWSPDMLQGSATTALMAREVERLATESGFAVRRLTFDLWRPAGLHTFRTATEWLRDGRKAKTVQVRLMDGETEIGRCTALLTAQGGESPADPFAGPATPDKAPETGSPPPAFAQKWSRYFQNVSVRLIEGALEKPGPAAAWMRLDAALVEGEPNTPMLQAVQAADFASGVAQIVDMRSWTFINPEISLYFFRPPEGEWILIRAATRVGANGAGLTTATLSDRKGPFAEVMQSMTFERRDAVQAQAS; this is encoded by the coding sequence ATGACAGCCATATTCAGGCCGGAAGGTCATCATTTCCGGGCCACGGAGCATGCCGGCGGTCCGTGGTCGCCGGATATGTTGCAAGGAAGCGCCACCACCGCGCTGATGGCCCGTGAGGTCGAGCGGCTCGCAACCGAATCGGGCTTTGCGGTGCGGCGCCTGACCTTCGACCTCTGGCGACCGGCGGGCCTGCACACCTTCAGAACCGCGACGGAATGGTTGCGCGACGGCCGCAAGGCCAAGACCGTGCAGGTGCGGCTGATGGACGGCGAGACCGAGATCGGCCGTTGCACAGCGCTGCTGACGGCGCAGGGCGGAGAGTCGCCGGCCGATCCCTTCGCCGGGCCCGCAACGCCGGACAAGGCGCCCGAAACGGGCAGCCCACCGCCGGCCTTCGCGCAGAAATGGAGCCGCTATTTCCAGAACGTGTCGGTGCGGCTGATCGAGGGCGCGCTGGAAAAGCCGGGTCCCGCAGCCGCCTGGATGCGGCTCGATGCCGCCTTGGTGGAGGGCGAGCCGAATACGCCGATGCTCCAGGCCGTGCAGGCCGCCGACTTCGCCAGCGGCGTCGCGCAGATCGTCGACATGCGCAGCTGGACCTTCATCAATCCCGAGATCAGCCTCTATTTCTTCCGTCCCCCGGAGGGCGAATGGATCCTGATCCGCGCTGCCACGCGTGTCGGCGCCAATGGTGCGGGCCTTACCACGGCAACGCTGAGCGACCGCAAGGGCCCGTTCGCCGAGGTGATGCAGTCGATGACGTTCGAACGGCGTGACGCCGTGCAGGCTCAGGCGTCCTGA
- a CDS encoding PaaI family thioesterase, whose protein sequence is MQTQPDAEFGITDARRILAEVFAPWVRDLDLSVERIEHAQPADAPDWQPGALLRMPFSERLCRNGGVVCGQALMALADTAMVIAILAANRGYRPMTTVDQTTHFMRAATSSDVLADARVVRLGRTMSFGRVTLLSAADNKPVAMVSSAFAMLPG, encoded by the coding sequence ATGCAAACGCAGCCAGACGCCGAGTTCGGGATCACTGACGCCAGACGCATCCTCGCCGAGGTCTTTGCGCCCTGGGTCCGGGATCTCGACCTTTCGGTCGAGCGCATCGAGCACGCACAGCCAGCGGATGCGCCGGACTGGCAGCCGGGCGCGCTCTTGCGCATGCCGTTCTCGGAGCGGCTGTGCCGCAACGGCGGCGTGGTCTGCGGCCAGGCGCTGATGGCGCTCGCCGACACCGCGATGGTGATCGCGATCCTCGCCGCCAATCGCGGCTATCGTCCGATGACCACCGTCGACCAGACCACGCATTTCATGCGTGCGGCCACCTCCTCGGACGTGCTGGCGGACGCCCGCGTGGTGCGGCTCGGACGCACCATGAGCTTTGGCCGCGTCACGCTGCTCTCGGCCGCCGACAACAAGCCGGTCGCGATGGTGTCGAGCGCGTTCGCGATGTTGCCGGGCTGA
- a CDS encoding DsbA family oxidoreductase has product MSTLKPLQIDVVSDVVCPWCYIGKHRIESALALVPDVPVKLNFRPFFLNPWVPREGISREAYLTQKFGSVEAYKGIAGRVVAAAGEEGLVYKPELVARQPNTTDCHRLILWAEAIGKAPEMKQRLMELYFRDGGDLTDVNVLVQAGADIGLDADDVRKRLATDEDVARVSADAQEAAEKGISGVPTYVFAQKYAVSGAQDPNLLARAIRQVSAEINAEAAE; this is encoded by the coding sequence ATGAGCACGTTGAAACCGCTCCAGATCGACGTCGTCTCCGACGTGGTGTGCCCCTGGTGCTATATCGGCAAGCACCGCATCGAGAGCGCGCTGGCGCTCGTGCCCGACGTTCCGGTCAAGCTCAATTTCCGGCCCTTCTTCCTCAATCCCTGGGTGCCGCGCGAGGGCATCAGCCGCGAGGCTTATCTCACCCAGAAGTTCGGCTCGGTCGAGGCCTACAAGGGCATTGCCGGGCGCGTCGTTGCGGCCGCAGGAGAGGAGGGGCTCGTCTACAAGCCCGAGCTGGTCGCGCGTCAGCCCAACACGACCGACTGCCATCGCCTGATCCTGTGGGCCGAGGCGATCGGCAAGGCGCCCGAGATGAAGCAGCGCCTGATGGAGCTCTATTTCCGCGACGGCGGCGACCTCACCGACGTCAATGTGCTGGTCCAGGCGGGGGCCGACATTGGCCTCGACGCCGATGACGTGCGCAAGCGCCTTGCCACCGACGAGGACGTCGCGCGCGTTTCGGCCGATGCGCAGGAGGCCGCCGAGAAGGGCATCTCGGGCGTGCCGACTTACGTGTTCGCGCAGAAATACGCCGTTTCCGGTGCACAGGATCCGAACCTGCTCGCCCGCGCCATCCGCCAGGTCTCGGCAGAGATCAACGCCGAGGCGGCGGAGTAG
- a CDS encoding YeeE/YedE family protein, whose product MAIFVQFSIGLMFGLGLIVSGMSNPAKVLNFLDVGGIAKGTWDASLAFVMAGAVAVAFLGFSRVLKLARPFFAERFYVPTRADIDPRIVVGPAIFGIGWGLVGFCPGPALTALGFGSRSAFIYVVAMFAGMVAARFVTHLPTARRVVTPADPLETQ is encoded by the coding sequence ATGGCAATCTTCGTCCAATTCAGCATTGGCCTGATGTTCGGCCTCGGCCTCATCGTTTCCGGCATGTCGAATCCGGCAAAGGTCCTGAATTTCCTCGATGTCGGCGGCATCGCGAAAGGCACGTGGGACGCCAGCCTTGCTTTCGTGATGGCTGGCGCGGTCGCGGTCGCCTTCCTCGGCTTCAGCCGCGTCTTGAAGCTCGCACGACCGTTCTTCGCCGAACGCTTCTACGTTCCCACGCGAGCAGACATCGACCCAAGAATTGTCGTTGGTCCGGCGATCTTCGGCATCGGCTGGGGACTGGTGGGCTTCTGTCCGGGGCCGGCACTGACAGCGCTCGGATTTGGTTCGCGTTCCGCCTTCATTTACGTCGTGGCGATGTTTGCGGGCATGGTGGCTGCGCGGTTCGTCACGCACTTGCCTACGGCAAGGCGCGTCGTCACGCCGGCCGATCCGCTCGAAACCCAATAG
- a CDS encoding ABC transporter ATP-binding protein translates to MLTKVSPTERILDVAELWAGYGATPILQGVTMSVSRGEIVGVIGRNGVGKSTLMRCLIGLLQTWRGTISFMGRDVTALEADARARAGFGYIPQGRDVFPQMTVEENLQVGELIGGPDGKKLPELVYEYFPRLKERRRQAAGTMSGGEQQQLAIGRALIGNPSLMILDEPSEGIQPSIVQHICDALKSFRDELGTTIIFVEQNLDTILAIAERCYIMEKGKVTRSLAGHEVNEDNVREQLLL, encoded by the coding sequence ATGCTCACTAAAGTTTCGCCTACTGAACGGATTTTGGACGTTGCGGAATTATGGGCGGGATACGGCGCGACGCCGATCCTGCAGGGTGTCACCATGTCGGTCTCGCGCGGCGAGATCGTCGGCGTGATCGGCCGCAACGGGGTCGGCAAGTCGACCCTGATGCGTTGCCTGATCGGCCTGCTGCAAACCTGGCGCGGAACGATCAGCTTCATGGGGCGCGACGTCACCGCGCTCGAGGCCGACGCGAGGGCGAGGGCGGGCTTCGGCTACATCCCGCAGGGACGGGATGTCTTTCCGCAGATGACCGTTGAGGAAAACCTCCAGGTCGGCGAACTCATCGGCGGTCCCGATGGCAAGAAGCTGCCGGAGCTCGTCTATGAGTATTTTCCGCGGCTGAAGGAGCGCCGGCGGCAGGCCGCGGGCACTATGTCCGGCGGCGAGCAACAGCAGCTCGCCATTGGCCGCGCGCTGATCGGCAATCCGTCCCTGATGATCCTGGACGAGCCGTCCGAGGGCATCCAGCCCTCGATCGTGCAGCACATCTGCGACGCGCTGAAATCGTTCCGGGACGAGCTCGGGACCACGATCATCTTCGTCGAGCAGAATCTCGACACGATCCTGGCGATCGCCGAGCGCTGCTACATCATGGAGAAGGGCAAGGTCACGCGATCGCTGGCAGGGCACGAGGTCAACGAGGACAATGTCCGGGAACAACTTTTGCTCTGA
- a CDS encoding amidase yields the protein MSADPIHYKSIIELSELFRRGELLPSKVTEAMLSRIAKLDGRFHGYALVLAERAMAQAKRCDAELASGIWRGPLHGVPIGLKDLCYTTFAPTAGGTTIHAKFVPSFNATIVDRLELAGAVTLGKLKMTEGAYTSHHPDDQAPLNPWGVDYWVGSSSSGSGVATSAGLCFGSIGSDTGGSIRFPSATCGLTGIKPTWGRVSRHGIFPLADSLDHVGPMCRSAADAAAMLGVIAGADVNDPTAVQAPVPDYLAGIGEGIRGLRIGVDRSYTQDGIDPQVVAALLEAERTLTDLGADIREVKFPAFEKLVSMWIPMCSVETAEAHLETYPSRKSEYGPDLAQLIEQGRSMSGVDIAAIHHERLKFCGSLAALFDDVDLLLIPTMPVPIPTLTKMGEYGADPNVLLSILRFTAVFDFSGSPTITLPNGMASDGLPLSMQLVGPHLSEAMLARAGHAFQSVTDWHTRRAPIE from the coding sequence ATGTCAGCAGATCCAATCCACTACAAGTCGATCATCGAACTCTCCGAGCTGTTCCGCCGCGGCGAGCTTCTGCCCTCGAAGGTGACCGAGGCCATGCTGAGCCGGATCGCGAAGCTCGATGGCAGGTTTCACGGCTATGCCCTCGTGCTCGCCGAGCGCGCCATGGCACAGGCGAAACGCTGTGACGCCGAGCTTGCCAGCGGCATTTGGCGCGGGCCGTTGCATGGCGTGCCGATCGGGCTAAAGGATCTCTGCTACACCACCTTCGCACCGACCGCGGGCGGCACCACGATCCACGCCAAGTTCGTCCCGTCCTTCAATGCGACGATCGTGGACCGGCTCGAACTCGCCGGCGCCGTCACGCTCGGCAAGCTGAAGATGACCGAGGGCGCCTATACCAGCCATCATCCCGACGACCAGGCGCCGCTCAATCCCTGGGGCGTCGACTATTGGGTCGGCTCGTCGTCGAGCGGATCGGGCGTTGCGACCTCGGCGGGGCTCTGCTTCGGTTCGATCGGCAGCGACACCGGCGGTTCGATCCGGTTTCCGTCCGCGACGTGCGGGCTGACCGGCATCAAGCCGACCTGGGGACGCGTCAGCCGCCACGGCATCTTTCCGCTGGCGGACTCGCTCGATCACGTCGGGCCGATGTGCCGGAGCGCGGCGGATGCCGCAGCCATGCTCGGCGTCATCGCAGGCGCTGATGTCAACGATCCGACCGCCGTGCAGGCGCCGGTGCCGGACTATCTGGCCGGGATCGGCGAGGGCATTCGTGGCCTCAGGATCGGCGTGGACCGCAGCTATACCCAGGACGGCATCGATCCTCAGGTGGTCGCGGCCTTGCTGGAGGCCGAACGGACGCTCACGGACCTCGGCGCTGACATCCGCGAGGTCAAGTTTCCGGCTTTCGAAAAACTCGTCAGCATGTGGATTCCGATGTGCTCGGTCGAGACCGCAGAGGCGCATCTCGAAACCTATCCGTCGCGCAAGTCGGAATATGGTCCCGATTTGGCGCAGTTGATCGAGCAGGGCAGGTCGATGAGCGGCGTCGATATCGCAGCGATCCATCATGAGCGGCTGAAGTTCTGCGGCAGCCTTGCCGCGCTGTTCGACGATGTCGATTTGCTCCTGATCCCGACCATGCCGGTGCCGATTCCGACGCTGACCAAGATGGGCGAATACGGTGCCGATCCAAACGTGCTGCTCAGCATCCTGCGTTTCACTGCGGTGTTCGACTTCTCGGGCAGCCCGACCATCACGCTGCCCAATGGCATGGCGTCGGATGGGTTGCCGCTCAGCATGCAGCTCGTCGGTCCGCATCTGTCCGAAGCCATGCTTGCGCGCGCCGGACATGCTTTTCAATCCGTGACGGATTGGCACACGCGGCGCGCTCCCATCGAATGA